GGCGACCTTGAGCAGCGTGGATTTTCCGCTCCCGGACGGACCGGTCAGCACCAGATGGTCTCCCGGACGCACGATCAGATTGATCGCGTCCAAAATGACTCGTTCGCCCCGGCGTACGGTCACCTCTCGCAGTTCCAGCATGGCATCTCCAGCGGGTTTGTTTTTTGGGACTGGGCTAGCTTATGGCAAGAGCGCTTCGCTGAATCAAGGGACATGGGCATGTTATTTAATATGGAATATATTTACTATCCTGGAATAAAAAAATTCCATATCCAAAAATATTATTATCTATTTGATTTTGATATTTTTACATAAAATAATGGTATAGAAAATTGCCATTATGCGACATTGATGATGTCGTATCGGAATGGGCGGCAACGCTCTCGAACGTGCGATGAAACGTCTGGCATGGTTTGGCGGGTTGATTTGTCCCAGTTGTACTGACCGTGCGGACTGGTAAGGTTCTTGCCTAGAGCCTGTCATCATACCACTTCAACTCCAGGAGTCTGAACATGATTGTCGGCGTTCTGAAGGAAATCAAGGCGCAGGAAAACCGGGTCTGCATGACACCGGCGGGCGTGGAAGTCATGCGCCAAAAT
Above is a genomic segment from Deltaproteobacteria bacterium containing:
- a CDS encoding ATP-binding cassette domain-containing protein — translated: MLELREVTVRRGERVILDAINLIVRPGDHLVLTGPSGSGKSTLLKVA